Proteins encoded together in one Prevotella scopos JCM 17725 window:
- a CDS encoding isochorismatase family protein — MKKLLLIVDPQIDFITGTLPVAGAAEAMDALAKYVKEQSNEYTIKIVTADWHPYHHSSFADEGGVWPRHCVQHSVGAAIWESLLVALNDSKGGFTLLYKGDSIDKDEYSIMQNKASASILARLVKALKVDQIDICGLAGDICVLNTAKDITSTFENIKLNVLEPYSPSLDGGAALNDFVGSLK; from the coding sequence ATGAAAAAGCTATTGTTAATAGTCGATCCACAAATCGACTTTATTACAGGAACACTTCCTGTAGCAGGCGCAGCCGAGGCAATGGATGCGCTGGCAAAGTATGTAAAGGAACAAAGTAATGAATATACTATAAAGATAGTTACAGCAGATTGGCATCCTTATCATCATAGTTCGTTTGCTGATGAGGGTGGAGTGTGGCCACGCCATTGTGTGCAACATTCTGTTGGTGCAGCTATTTGGGAATCATTATTGGTTGCTCTTAATGATTCAAAGGGCGGCTTCACCTTATTATATAAGGGTGATAGCATAGATAAGGATGAGTATTCTATCATGCAAAATAAAGCGTCAGCCAGTATTCTCGCACGATTGGTTAAAGCGTTGAAAGTAGATCAGATAGATATTTGTGGCTTGGCTGGTGATATCTGTGTTTTGAATACGGCAAAAGATATAACGTCAACTTTCGAGAACATCAAGCTCAACGTTCTTGAGCCTTATTCACCATCTTTAGATGGAGGTGCAGCATTAAATGATTTTGTAGGAAGCCTGAAATAA
- the aroC gene encoding chorismate synthase, translating to MNTFGKLFTLTTFGESHGAAVGGIVDGMPAGITIDIDFIQCELARRRPGQSHITTDRKEADKVELLSGVFEGKSTGAPIGFLVRNTNQHSKDYENIRDLFRPSHADYTYYSKYGIRDYRGGGRSSARITLSRVVAGALAKLVLQQQGINITAYTEQVGNIQLDRDYHQYDLSLIDSNPVRCPDPQKAKEMEELIAQVKSEGDTIGGVISCVIKGCPVGLGEPEFGKLHAQLGAAMLSINAVKGFEYGEGFAGASWRGSQQNDTFLPTDDSHQHPLCNIETNHSGGIQGGISNGEDIYFRVAFKPVATLLMEQQTVNMEGESTTMDVQGRHDPCVLPRAVPIIEAMAAMTILDTLLISRTNRF from the coding sequence ATGAATACATTCGGAAAACTCTTCACGCTAACAACCTTCGGTGAAAGCCATGGTGCTGCTGTAGGTGGCATAGTTGATGGGATGCCTGCTGGTATAACCATCGATATAGATTTCATCCAATGTGAACTCGCACGTCGCCGACCAGGACAAAGCCATATCACAACGGATAGAAAGGAAGCAGACAAAGTAGAACTGCTGAGCGGTGTGTTTGAGGGGAAGTCAACTGGTGCTCCCATTGGCTTTCTTGTCCGCAATACCAATCAACATTCAAAGGACTATGAAAATATCCGTGATCTCTTTCGTCCATCACATGCTGATTATACTTATTACAGCAAGTATGGCATCCGCGACTATCGTGGAGGCGGTCGGTCATCGGCTCGCATCACCCTTTCACGTGTCGTAGCAGGTGCCTTAGCCAAGCTTGTCCTACAACAGCAGGGCATCAATATCACCGCATATACTGAACAAGTAGGCAACATTCAACTTGATAGAGATTATCACCAATATGATTTAAGTCTTATAGATTCTAACCCAGTTCGCTGCCCTGACCCACAGAAGGCAAAAGAAATGGAAGAACTTATTGCACAGGTGAAAAGCGAAGGAGACACCATCGGCGGTGTTATTTCTTGTGTTATCAAAGGCTGTCCAGTGGGCTTAGGCGAACCTGAATTTGGAAAACTTCATGCACAATTAGGTGCTGCGATGCTTAGCATCAATGCCGTGAAGGGTTTTGAATATGGTGAAGGATTTGCTGGAGCATCCTGGAGAGGTAGTCAGCAAAACGACACCTTCTTACCTACTGACGATAGTCATCAACACCCGTTATGCAATATAGAAACCAATCATAGTGGTGGCATACAAGGTGGTATTAGTAATGGTGAAGACATTTACTTTCGGGTGGCCTTCAAACCTGTCGCAACCCTGCTTATGGAACAGCAAACAGTAAACATGGAAGGGGAATCCACAACAATGGATGTTCAGGGGCGTCATGATCCTTGTGTCTTACCTCGTGCAGTCCCTATTATTGAGGCTATGGCTGCAATGACAATACTTGACACATTGCTGATAAGTAGGACTAATAGATTTTAG